From the genome of Bacillota bacterium, one region includes:
- a CDS encoding extracellular solute-binding protein gives MQKARKRLSLVLVIVLSILVLTTGCVVRDTDTGQKTGPDKTTEQTKTSADEPKVEPPVKLKMFFGDAGIAFPNDVDKSNNPFLNVIEKAANVDLEMIQPAYADFQTKFNLMMASGDIPDIVHCWFHADIDKYGADGAFLDWEPLVQKSPVLSKLYNKEMLDMMRTNDGNIYKLYTLSNDNPQGTYARIDLIREVNGDKMPITPDDWYEVMKKVKEKYTDSVPLSSRGGFMMMDMFFKAFGAQVDGNGVKMQVTPDNKYIWAFEYPKMRDAIAYHRKLYEEGLLDKTFVTNTGVEFANRITEKNMMVWRGDSAAVLGQQQQFVQLGKKNVIIGFVNNPIAPGVDPELAYWSYSPLGWHIVSISSKCTNVDAAVRVIETFLDYEICKQMSWGREGIEYYVRPDGTRLVDVEASAKTYYRNAYTFMRQYWYQEGMNVRMATVLPTMDATQASEFRKAWDSGIEIRNKESAKVPIITPASFVSTIADLAPKSSQAREESKAIMYKAVIGEISMEEYDRQVAAWLQKYKYITDEYTKSLQKVIQERGDKKVYRSN, from the coding sequence ATGCAAAAAGCTAGAAAAAGACTTTCATTAGTACTAGTTATAGTACTATCTATACTAGTGCTTACAACTGGGTGTGTAGTGAGGGATACTGATACAGGACAAAAGACGGGGCCGGATAAGACTACAGAACAGACAAAAACGTCTGCGGATGAGCCAAAAGTTGAGCCCCCTGTAAAATTGAAAATGTTTTTTGGGGATGCGGGTATAGCTTTTCCAAATGATGTGGACAAAAGCAACAATCCATTCTTGAATGTTATTGAGAAAGCTGCTAATGTAGATTTGGAAATGATTCAGCCAGCATATGCGGATTTCCAGACAAAATTCAACTTAATGATGGCTTCCGGTGATATACCTGATATTGTACACTGTTGGTTCCACGCAGATATTGACAAGTATGGTGCTGATGGTGCATTTTTAGACTGGGAACCTCTAGTACAAAAGTCGCCTGTATTATCAAAACTTTATAATAAAGAAATGCTTGATATGATGAGGACAAATGATGGAAATATTTATAAATTATATACATTAAGCAATGATAACCCGCAGGGGACATATGCAAGAATAGACCTTATAAGAGAGGTAAACGGAGACAAGATGCCTATTACTCCGGATGACTGGTATGAAGTAATGAAAAAAGTTAAGGAGAAATACACGGATTCTGTTCCCCTTTCAAGCAGAGGCGGCTTCATGATGATGGATATGTTCTTTAAAGCTTTTGGTGCACAAGTTGACGGTAACGGCGTAAAAATGCAAGTAACACCTGACAATAAATATATCTGGGCTTTTGAATATCCTAAAATGAGAGACGCAATCGCATATCACAGGAAATTGTATGAAGAAGGATTACTTGACAAGACTTTTGTAACAAATACTGGAGTTGAATTTGCCAATAGAATCACCGAAAAGAACATGATGGTATGGCGCGGTGATTCTGCAGCAGTATTAGGGCAACAACAGCAGTTTGTTCAATTAGGAAAGAAGAATGTAATAATTGGCTTTGTTAATAATCCTATAGCGCCTGGAGTAGATCCTGAATTAGCATACTGGTCATATTCTCCTTTAGGGTGGCATATAGTTTCCATTTCTTCAAAGTGTACTAATGTTGATGCTGCTGTGAGAGTAATAGAGACATTTCTGGATTACGAAATTTGCAAACAGATGTCATGGGGACGCGAAGGCATAGAATATTATGTACGTCCTGACGGTACAAGACTTGTGGATGTTGAAGCAAGTGCCAAGACATATTATAGAAATGCTTATACATTCATGAGACAATACTGGTATCAGGAAGGTATGAATGTAAGAATGGCTACTGTACTTCCTACCATGGATGCTACACAGGCTTCAGAGTTTAGAAAGGCATGGGACTCTGGTATTGAAATTAGAAACAAGGAATCAGCAAAGGTGCCAATAATAACGCCTGCAAGTTTTGTTTCAACAATTGCTGACCTTGCTCCGAAGTCTAGTCAAGCGCGTGAGGAATCCAAAGCAATAATGTATAAGGCTGTTATAGGTGAGATATCAATGGAAGAGTATGACAGACAAGTTGCAGCCTGGCTGCAAAAATACAAATATATTACTGACGAATATACTAAGTCATTGCAAAAAGTAATCCAAGAAAGAGGAGATAAAAAAGTTTATCGGTCAAACTAA
- a CDS encoding sugar ABC transporter permease has translation MKAVQVTKTTKKIKYNKNGRLSFLPGRDIPIYMLLAPAVILLFVFHYIPIYGIVMGFQNYSPFKGVFRSEWVGLYHFKKFLTDASYWRVMKNTVIINIYSLIFSFPAPIIFALLLNEITNMKFKRTVQTISYLPYFISWVVTAGLVISVLSPTTGIVNIILNKAFGMEPIYFMVKKEYFRTILISSGIWKGVGMSSVYYLAAISSIDPNLYEASIIDGANRWKQTWYITLPGLSSIITVLLLLQIGSLLSIGFEQVFLLYNPMVYEVADVISTYTYRLGIEETQFSATTAIGFTQSVVNFVLLFIANRTARKVAGWSVW, from the coding sequence ATGAAAGCTGTACAGGTGACCAAGACAACAAAAAAAATAAAGTATAATAAAAATGGCAGACTGAGTTTTTTACCGGGCAGAGATATACCGATATATATGCTTCTTGCGCCTGCAGTAATATTGTTATTTGTCTTTCATTATATACCGATTTATGGTATTGTTATGGGTTTTCAGAATTACAGTCCTTTTAAAGGAGTATTTCGAAGTGAATGGGTTGGGTTATATCATTTTAAAAAATTCTTAACAGATGCAAGCTATTGGAGAGTAATGAAAAATACCGTAATAATAAATATATACTCCCTCATTTTTTCTTTTCCTGCACCAATTATATTTGCTTTGTTATTAAACGAAATAACTAATATGAAATTCAAAAGAACTGTACAGACAATAAGCTATCTTCCGTATTTTATATCATGGGTTGTTACGGCAGGACTTGTAATATCAGTACTTTCACCTACAACTGGAATAGTAAATATTATTCTTAACAAAGCCTTCGGTATGGAACCTATTTATTTTATGGTAAAAAAGGAATACTTTCGGACTATACTTATTAGCTCGGGTATATGGAAAGGTGTGGGAATGTCATCAGTATATTATCTTGCAGCAATAAGTTCTATTGATCCAAACCTATACGAAGCGTCAATAATAGATGGGGCTAATAGATGGAAACAAACGTGGTATATTACTCTTCCGGGGTTATCTTCCATTATTACTGTTCTTTTGTTACTACAAATTGGAAGTCTTTTAAGCATAGGATTTGAACAAGTATTTTTACTTTATAATCCGATGGTATATGAAGTCGCAGATGTTATCAGTACTTATACTTACAGGTTAGGTATTGAAGAGACGCAATTCAGTGCAACAACTGCTATAGGATTCACCCAATCAGTGGTAAATTTCGTTTTATTGTTTATTGCAAACAGAACTGCAAGAAAGGTTGCAGGATGGTCTGTATGGTAA